The Anaerolineales bacterium genome contains the following window.
CGCTTGACGATGTTGATCGGAATGGCGAAGCCGACCCCGGAGTTGGCGGCGTCGCCGCTGACGGTGAAGTTCTCAGTGCGGATGGCCCGGTTGACTCCGATCACCTGGCCGCCCTGGTTGAGAAGCGGCCCGCCGGAGTTGCCCGGGTTGATGGCGGCGTCGGTCTGAATGATGCCGCCGGCGGAGAAGGCGCTGCCGCCCGGCGCCTGACGCTCCGATTCCAGCGTGCGGCCCAGCGCCGACACGATGCCGACGGTCATGGTGCCCGCCAGGCCGAACGGATTGCCAATGGCGGCCACCGGGTCGCCCACGCGCACGCTGTCCGAGTCGCCCAGGGGCAGCGGAACCAGGTGCGAAGCTGGAAGGTCGACCTGGAGGACAGCCAGATCCGAATCGGGGTCCTTGCCCAGCAGTTCGGCCCAAGCCTTTATCCCCTGCGGAAAGTCGACCTCGATTTCCCTGGCTCCTTCGACGACATGATGGTTGGTCAGGATGTGTCCCTGGTCGTCGATGACGAAGCCGGTTCCCTGGCCGGTAGGGATTCGGCCATCATGGGGGGCGCCGACGTCGCTGTAGGTGAGGATCGCGACCACCCCTGGGCTGAGCTGCTGGTAGTGCGCCGCGAACCCTTCCAGGGGTAGGAGTTCGAGGGAATCCGCGGCGCTGGCTGCCAAGGTCGGGATGGCTTCGAGCTGAAACGGGGGAAGCTCACCGGTTTGTGGGAAGTCGGAAAATGTCAACCCG
Protein-coding sequences here:
- a CDS encoding trypsin-like peptidase domain-containing protein codes for the protein MRHPHLILIGSTLALAMLACSSQIPTGLTFSDFPQTGELPPFQLEAIPTLAASAADSLELLPLEGFAAHYQQLSPGVVAILTYSDVGAPHDGRIPTGQGTGFVIDDQGHILTNHHVVEGAREIEVDFPQGIKAWAELLGKDPDSDLAVLQVDLPASHLVPLPLGDSDSVRVGDPVAAIGNPFGLAGTMTVGIVSALGRTLESERQAPGGSAFSAGGIIQTDAAINPGNSGGPLLNQGGQVIGVNRAIRTENFTVSGDAANSGVGFAIPINIVKR